CCACCAGCAAGGGCGCGCTGCTGATTCCGCTGTTCGATCAGGGCCAGGGCCGACGCATGCCCCACAGCCTGCTACTGAACGTCAGCGACGAGATGACGGTGATGCAGGACGAAATCTTCGGCCCGCTGCTGCCGATCGTGCCGTACCGGGACCTGGATCAGGCATTTGCTTACATCAATCAGCGCCCACGTCCTCTGGCTCTTTACTACTTCGGCTACGACAAACGCGAACAGAACCGCGTGCTCCACGAAACTCACTCCGGCGGCGTCTGCCTCAACGACACGCTGCTGCATGTGGCCCAGGACGATATGCCGTTCGGCGGTATCGGGCCTTCGGGGATGGGCCATTACCACGGACACGAAGGTTTCCTGACCTTCAGCAAAGCCAAGGGTGTACTGGTTAAACAGCGCTTCAACGCGGCGAAGCTGATCTATCCGCCGTACGGCAAATCCATTCAGAAACTGATCCAGAAACTGTTCATTCGCTAACGTCACCGCCGGGTAATAACAACAATGCACCCAAGCCTGACCGAAACACCCGCCCTCACGCGCCGTGGCCTGCTGAAATTCAGCCTGGGCGCCACAGCTTTCCTCGCCACCGCCGGGCTCGGCGCCAGTCTCAGCGGCTGCTCGTCGAGCGTTTCAGCCAACGGATTCGCCACGTTGCGCAGCGGCGATCTGCTGTTTCTGCGCGCGCTGATTCCGGTGATGCTCGAGGGCGCCGTCGCGGTGGAAAAGATGCCCGCCGCTGTCGATGGAACCCTGAAGTCCCTGGACTACAGCCTCGATCGCCTGTCGCCGGAAATGCTCAAGCTCACCCGG
This genomic window from Pseudomonas kribbensis contains:
- a CDS encoding twin-arginine translocation pathway signal protein — its product is MHPSLTETPALTRRGLLKFSLGATAFLATAGLGASLSGCSSSVSANGFATLRSGDLLFLRALIPVMLEGAVAVEKMPAAVDGTLKSLDYSLDRLSPEMLKLTRQLFDVLGMAVTRGPLTGIWGSWENASPEAIRHFLERWENSSLSLLRMGHSSLQQMVMMAWYTRAESWAHCGYPGPPTV